A part of Nocardioides sp. WS12 genomic DNA contains:
- a CDS encoding toluene-4-monooxygenase system B family protein: MTAFALTGRFVGDFVPLLVPIDTEDTMEKFASVVASFAVGIRVPRPDPLPGYEVLLDGEVIPAEKTLDALMGEQTIYPLQWFDVRFREA, from the coding sequence ATGACTGCATTCGCTCTCACCGGCCGATTCGTTGGGGACTTCGTACCTCTTCTCGTGCCGATCGACACCGAAGACACGATGGAGAAGTTCGCCTCCGTCGTGGCCAGCTTCGCCGTTGGCATTCGAGTTCCCAGGCCTGACCCCCTCCCCGGCTACGAGGTTCTCCTCGACGGCGAGGTCATCCCGGCAGAGAAGACGCTCGATGCACTGATGGGGGAGCAGACCATCTACCCCCTGCAATGGTTCGACGTCCGGTTCCGCGAGGCCTGA
- a CDS encoding Rieske 2Fe-2S domain-containing protein codes for MSTETPDGFVELVEADELWDDEMDSYDVGDEEVLLVKVDGQIHAYDAICPHQSISLAEGEFENGLITCRAHEWQFNAVSGEGVNPLGNCLTRHDVRINDDGMVEVRLRESAGTRGPRH; via the coding sequence ATGAGCACCGAAACCCCCGACGGCTTCGTAGAGCTGGTAGAAGCCGACGAGCTCTGGGACGACGAGATGGATTCCTATGACGTCGGAGATGAGGAGGTCCTGCTCGTCAAAGTGGACGGCCAGATCCACGCCTACGACGCCATTTGTCCTCACCAGAGCATCTCGTTAGCCGAGGGCGAGTTCGAGAACGGGCTCATCACCTGCCGTGCGCACGAATGGCAGTTCAACGCCGTCTCCGGCGAAGGCGTCAACCCCCTCGGGAACTGCCTGACACGTCACGACGTCCGCATCAACGACGACGGCATGGTCGAGGTCCGCCTGCGCGAAAGCGCCGGTACCCGCGGTCCGCGCCACTGA
- a CDS encoding MmoB/DmpM family protein gives MSVIELDEAEASAEADLVGPVIRSGDLAEAVIDAVAKDNPDQDVIVVDRDDYIRIHTRGSCRLTLASLEEALGRPYQLEALEIDMPSFKGRLKTRTNEFTWFLQGSMAEA, from the coding sequence ATGAGCGTGATCGAGCTCGACGAAGCCGAGGCATCAGCCGAAGCCGACCTGGTCGGCCCCGTAATCCGGTCGGGTGACTTGGCTGAGGCAGTCATTGACGCCGTCGCCAAGGACAACCCTGACCAAGACGTCATCGTCGTCGACCGTGACGACTACATCAGGATCCACACCCGTGGATCCTGCCGGCTGACGCTGGCCAGCCTCGAAGAGGCGCTGGGTAGGCCCTACCAGCTCGAAGCCCTCGAAATCGACATGCCGTCCTTCAAGGGACGGCTCAAGACCCGGACCAACGAGTTCACCTGGTTCCTCCAGGGCTCGATGGCCGAGGCGTGA
- a CDS encoding toluene hydroxylase, giving the protein MSDVKPKRERKRTLKTWSAFGDLGRRPSEYEIVTHNLNHTTGPAGLEMGPDVHGNVWLREHRDSMKVTVPDWDAFRDPDAMTYNVYVGGQDDQETYVEGLLEQFDEAGHDENLSPEARALLFRAFTPSRFLAHGLQMLSAYVQQLAVSSYVSNCAVFQTADMLRRLQTTAYRTKQLQLTHGDAQANGDRWHWEGNPLWQPFRKAVELALVEYDWDRAFVITNLVIKPVTDLLTLGEVSRQAAHLGAQLDAQVLENLYRDSRRSQRWTSALVDFLIAENADNQAILQGYLDEFAPLAEEIIAAGAELIAVDGGRSAEQIATAAREQWSNLLVPLELRLGDK; this is encoded by the coding sequence ATGAGCGACGTGAAGCCCAAGCGTGAACGCAAGCGGACTCTCAAGACCTGGAGTGCCTTCGGAGACCTGGGACGACGGCCCAGCGAGTACGAGATCGTCACCCACAATCTGAACCACACCACTGGACCAGCAGGACTCGAAATGGGTCCCGACGTCCACGGCAATGTCTGGCTCCGCGAGCACCGCGACTCCATGAAGGTCACAGTCCCTGACTGGGACGCATTCCGCGACCCGGACGCCATGACCTACAACGTCTACGTCGGCGGCCAGGACGACCAGGAAACCTACGTCGAGGGTCTGCTTGAGCAGTTCGACGAGGCCGGCCACGACGAGAACCTCAGCCCCGAAGCACGGGCGCTGCTGTTCCGGGCGTTCACCCCTAGCCGGTTCCTCGCCCACGGTCTCCAGATGCTGTCGGCCTACGTCCAGCAGTTGGCCGTCAGCAGCTATGTGAGCAACTGCGCGGTCTTCCAGACCGCCGACATGCTTCGCCGACTGCAGACCACCGCCTATCGGACCAAGCAGCTGCAGCTCACCCATGGCGACGCTCAGGCGAACGGCGACCGGTGGCACTGGGAGGGTAACCCCCTGTGGCAGCCGTTCCGCAAGGCTGTCGAACTCGCCCTCGTGGAGTACGACTGGGACCGAGCCTTTGTGATCACCAACCTGGTCATCAAGCCGGTCACCGACCTGCTCACGCTCGGCGAGGTCAGCCGACAGGCCGCCCACCTCGGGGCCCAGCTCGACGCACAGGTCCTGGAAAACCTTTACCGCGACAGCCGACGCAGCCAGCGTTGGACGTCTGCCCTCGTGGACTTCCTGATCGCGGAGAACGCCGACAACCAGGCGATCCTGCAGGGCTACCTGGATGAGTTTGCACCGTTGGCCGAAGAGATCATCGCCGCCGGAGCGGAACTCATTGCTGTCGATGGTGGTCGCTCTGCCGAACAGATTGCCACCGCTGCGCGCGAGCAGTGGAGCAACCTACTCGTCCCACTTGAGCTCCGGCTCGGCGACAAGTAG
- a CDS encoding 2Fe-2S iron-sulfur cluster binding domain-containing protein — translation MNTITFNNGEETVACEPGETILLAGLRNGLRLPYECASGGCGACKVRLVEGRIQSRWPDATGITERDRRRGDRILMCQSTPDSAVDVRVHWQGDPGEDPGNEPAPTRHPAVLTRRDMLTADTALFEFSLDGPMEYLSGQFVQIEFPDDSRRAYSMSRPFRSEAANIVELLVRAKPGGTGSAWLFDKLSIGDDLTVEGPYGRAYVRPDSTRKVVCLAGGTGTAPVLSIATSVVEQRGGEHVVIYVGARAAEDLVLAERFAELREAGARVVAAVDAGAPGWRMEHPEWGEIRVGTALDHLAEDHPDLSQSDLYLGGPTPMIDAALRRLVREGTASADRVFLDRFN, via the coding sequence GTGAACACGATCACGTTCAACAACGGGGAAGAGACAGTCGCCTGCGAACCCGGTGAAACCATCCTTCTCGCCGGACTGCGCAACGGCCTTCGCCTGCCGTATGAGTGTGCAAGCGGCGGCTGTGGAGCGTGCAAAGTCCGCCTGGTCGAGGGCCGAATCCAATCCCGGTGGCCTGACGCCACAGGGATAACAGAACGTGACCGTCGGCGCGGTGACCGGATCCTGATGTGCCAATCAACCCCCGACAGCGCAGTCGATGTGCGCGTTCATTGGCAAGGGGACCCTGGGGAGGACCCGGGAAACGAGCCCGCGCCGACGCGTCACCCTGCAGTGCTGACACGACGCGACATGCTCACCGCAGATACCGCTCTGTTTGAGTTCAGTCTCGACGGTCCGATGGAATATCTATCTGGGCAGTTCGTACAGATCGAGTTTCCGGACGACAGTCGACGCGCCTACTCAATGTCGCGACCGTTCAGAAGCGAAGCCGCGAACATCGTCGAACTGCTGGTGCGCGCCAAACCAGGCGGTACCGGTTCGGCCTGGTTGTTCGACAAACTCAGCATCGGCGACGACCTCACAGTCGAAGGCCCCTACGGACGCGCCTATGTGCGACCGGACTCGACCCGCAAGGTTGTGTGTTTGGCCGGTGGCACAGGAACTGCACCAGTGCTGTCGATCGCAACGTCCGTAGTCGAACAGCGCGGGGGAGAACACGTCGTGATCTACGTCGGCGCTCGCGCCGCCGAGGACCTGGTTCTCGCCGAACGCTTTGCCGAACTTCGCGAGGCTGGAGCCCGAGTCGTAGCCGCCGTTGATGCCGGCGCGCCGGGATGGCGGATGGAACATCCCGAATGGGGAGAGATCCGCGTCGGCACTGCCTTGGATCACCTTGCTGAAGATCACCCCGATCTGAGTCAAAGTGACCTCTACCTCGGTGGGCCGACGCCGATGATCGACGCAGCCCTGCGCCGCCTTGTACGTGAGGGAACCGCATCCGCAGACCGAGTCTTTCTCGACCGCTTCAACTGA
- a CDS encoding aldehyde dehydrogenase family protein, with the protein MTVTTIATTGNSAELLDVLGERFGRNHIAGRWQFPAAPYEFEIRNPADSTIVAVVPLSSRFDVADAVEAARASLSGWADRGARVRAVRRLLDELAVHDTDLAALQAAESGLDLSDSLTAVRVTLSEARAMLRCEAVSHLPQAGGVSGHILSWGLPFNEVITSVIPALLAGDAVVIKPSLRAPLSAAAFAHFASIAGFEPGVVNVVQGTGGDVGAELISRADLSGLHVRASERVIKQAHRARTNVPLHSLRAGGNTIIVGPGAEHCLEQVADAAVQMVRLNNAGGPHALGTLAVHATLRDSLVAALVEKLRAIVPAPLPTEGLRLQAMRNLTAQVDAGAHIETGGTDLPDDIQHRMAWRMLPTLLGLGPADSAAHRVHSALDPFGPTLGVLTFTEESELEGAFAAARYADGVARLVGFEKQPQLPHGLIVGGPNPDAFDSAARLAPTWLGPQ; encoded by the coding sequence ATGACCGTCACCACCATCGCCACCACTGGCAACTCCGCCGAACTCCTCGACGTGCTTGGGGAGCGTTTCGGGCGCAATCACATTGCCGGGCGGTGGCAGTTCCCTGCGGCACCGTACGAGTTTGAGATCCGTAATCCTGCAGACAGCACCATCGTCGCCGTGGTGCCACTCTCATCACGCTTTGATGTTGCTGACGCCGTCGAAGCTGCCCGCGCATCACTGAGCGGCTGGGCAGACCGTGGTGCACGAGTTCGGGCAGTCCGACGGCTGCTCGACGAGCTTGCGGTCCACGACACTGATCTCGCTGCGCTTCAAGCTGCCGAAAGCGGGCTTGACCTGTCGGACTCGCTGACTGCTGTCCGTGTCACTCTAAGCGAAGCCCGCGCCATGTTGCGATGCGAGGCCGTCTCGCATTTGCCCCAGGCGGGCGGCGTATCGGGTCACATCCTCTCGTGGGGGCTTCCCTTCAATGAGGTCATCACTAGCGTGATCCCTGCGTTGTTGGCTGGCGACGCAGTGGTCATCAAGCCGTCGTTGCGTGCTCCGCTTTCGGCTGCGGCGTTCGCTCACTTCGCCTCCATCGCAGGGTTCGAACCTGGTGTCGTGAATGTCGTGCAGGGAACCGGTGGTGACGTCGGCGCCGAACTGATCAGCCGCGCAGACCTTTCTGGCCTTCATGTCCGCGCCAGCGAACGAGTCATCAAGCAGGCACACCGAGCGCGCACGAACGTCCCTCTCCACAGCCTTCGTGCCGGCGGAAACACGATCATCGTCGGTCCTGGCGCCGAACATTGCCTGGAGCAGGTCGCCGACGCGGCGGTTCAGATGGTTCGCCTCAACAACGCGGGCGGGCCACACGCGTTGGGAACACTTGCCGTCCACGCAACGCTGCGAGATTCGCTGGTAGCAGCGCTTGTCGAGAAGCTCCGTGCGATCGTTCCAGCGCCTCTTCCGACCGAAGGACTGCGTCTCCAAGCAATGCGAAACCTGACTGCCCAGGTTGACGCAGGTGCCCACATCGAGACCGGTGGAACAGACCTTCCTGACGACATCCAGCACAGGATGGCTTGGCGAATGCTTCCGACGCTGCTCGGCCTAGGGCCGGCCGATTCGGCAGCCCACCGTGTTCACTCTGCGCTCGACCCGTTCGGCCCTACCCTCGGCGTCCTCACCTTCACTGAAGAGTCCGAACTTGAAGGCGCGTTCGCTGCGGCTCGATACGCCGACGGAGTCGCGCGCCTCGTGGGCTTCGAGAAGCAGCCTCAGCTCCCGCATGGCCTGATCGTTGGTGGCCCCAACCCAGACGCCTTCGACTCGGCGGCACGTCTCGCACCCACATGGCTTGGCCCGCAGTGA